In the genome of Fulvivirga maritima, one region contains:
- a CDS encoding glycosyl hydrolase: MKKCIYLTYSKIADNVAVYFRWYKSWLYCLLIFSASIAGYNSHAQTDITNTHLSNPGFNNNCNYLTGDSSSIPTTGPPITNEVSGWNLAIADGWGAVGTFEFGWEGLLNSSQVPATGSNGASGSGQGALGTTIGWGGDIVYNQAVTLPAGLYEMEVVSTFIGTNGIAANLTGWLGDDGNSALSDFTYSSSLGAWNTTTISFRLTSQTSGYIQVGVRAGNSGTGAYAKVFTDDVKLYSLPVTKVKLQSLVDQANTMIANPEPVPAGSTVYADLQAEVNLSQAVLNNTSADVGDILTAEDAMNAAILNVEQDVYSASLTVYDNYSATMTSFSDSVKLTGVGQITLTSSTAPIVDGVIDFATTDTWVYFPNMIPSAVVNGPLAYMTVEGDAPVLGTNIRVTNYLEGAMVMAHPNDYAALTVYAGAGQSGSSMDFVINQHYKTADLGAMNDNIESFILKKGYMATFAVNANGTGGSRVYIADDTDLIIDEMPEGLVNTASMVVVRQWRWTTKKGWRGSVADADRFNCGSFYDYNNTDYGTLDREYVPMRHNPNWNSYDNFYDKYSCTHALGYNEPDNSVDDGFSSVADAIAAWPSMMESGLRLGAPATTDGGLSWTYEFMNQADALGYRVDFVAWHFYRANYTAQQLYDQLLSVHNNTGRPIWITEFNNGCNWTYNGNEPGVDENAEVIQEFIAMLENAPFVERYYVWDGCNETLRMTNSGTGALYPAGEVYQNQESTMAYSDDFYNSPVTKTIQENEAGFCGVDGTIDTDFNYTGSGAANTTNAVGNGIDYKINFMADGTETLIIRYASATNRPGNILVNDSIVASLPFLATGGFGTYLNASVNIPVQVGTADIRIEATTAEGLGNVDYIEITGGYPASCASAPSYPLIISASEEQEGNPATNIIDGDYDSRWSAEGFPQTVIIDYGENKRITGTRLSTYEDRAYQFTVELSDNLYFTNSYMVDRSTNTSTTQPISDSFSEISARYVRLTITGASGYTGVWSSNTEFEIVENSANSTARASADINENADNGMMIYPNPANDVLNIALSDDFKGAELSIYNNLGKVVMKKDELQASDQINIATLESGIYYIKVSHAGREVNYSFIKQ; encoded by the coding sequence ATGAAAAAATGTATCTATTTAACCTACTCAAAAATTGCAGACAATGTAGCAGTTTATTTCAGATGGTATAAGTCATGGCTTTATTGTCTTTTAATATTTTCGGCATCTATAGCCGGATATAATTCGCACGCACAAACAGATATTACCAATACCCACCTTTCTAACCCTGGTTTTAATAATAATTGTAATTATCTCACTGGTGATTCCTCTTCTATACCCACTACTGGTCCTCCCATAACCAACGAGGTGAGTGGTTGGAACTTGGCGATTGCCGATGGCTGGGGTGCCGTTGGAACTTTCGAATTTGGCTGGGAAGGGCTGTTGAATAGTAGTCAGGTGCCTGCCACAGGTTCTAATGGAGCCAGTGGCTCAGGGCAGGGAGCGCTCGGAACCACTATTGGCTGGGGTGGTGATATTGTCTATAACCAGGCTGTAACCTTGCCTGCAGGGTTGTACGAAATGGAGGTGGTGAGCACATTTATTGGAACCAATGGTATTGCTGCTAACTTAACGGGTTGGCTGGGAGATGATGGTAATAGTGCCTTATCTGATTTTACCTATAGTTCTTCATTGGGAGCCTGGAACACCACTACCATTTCTTTCAGGCTAACTAGTCAAACATCCGGATATATTCAGGTAGGAGTGAGGGCAGGAAACTCAGGAACTGGTGCCTATGCTAAGGTTTTTACAGATGATGTGAAGCTTTATAGTCTTCCTGTTACCAAAGTGAAGTTGCAGTCTCTGGTTGATCAGGCCAACACTATGATAGCAAACCCTGAACCTGTGCCTGCCGGATCAACGGTGTATGCTGATCTTCAAGCTGAAGTAAATCTTTCACAGGCAGTGTTAAATAATACATCCGCTGACGTAGGGGATATTCTTACTGCTGAAGATGCAATGAATGCAGCTATACTGAACGTGGAGCAGGATGTTTACAGTGCTTCTCTTACCGTATATGATAATTATAGCGCTACCATGACCTCTTTTAGTGATAGTGTTAAGTTAACAGGTGTCGGGCAAATCACGCTGACCTCTTCAACCGCCCCTATTGTTGATGGTGTGATTGATTTTGCCACCACTGATACTTGGGTGTATTTCCCTAATATGATTCCTTCGGCTGTGGTTAATGGCCCACTGGCGTATATGACTGTCGAGGGAGATGCTCCTGTTTTAGGAACTAACATCAGAGTGACTAATTACCTGGAAGGGGCAATGGTAATGGCGCACCCTAACGATTATGCTGCATTAACGGTCTATGCAGGAGCTGGCCAAAGTGGGTCATCTATGGATTTTGTGATTAATCAGCATTATAAAACTGCTGACCTGGGTGCTATGAATGATAATATTGAGTCATTTATATTGAAAAAGGGCTATATGGCCACATTTGCAGTTAATGCTAACGGAACCGGAGGCAGTAGGGTATATATAGCTGATGATACCGATCTGATTATAGATGAAATGCCTGAAGGGCTAGTGAATACGGCCTCCATGGTAGTGGTAAGACAATGGAGGTGGACCACCAAAAAAGGATGGAGAGGTAGTGTAGCAGATGCTGACAGGTTTAATTGCGGTTCATTTTATGACTATAATAATACCGATTATGGAACCTTGGATAGAGAGTATGTGCCTATGAGGCATAACCCTAACTGGAATTCTTATGATAACTTCTACGATAAATATTCTTGTACGCATGCCTTGGGGTATAATGAGCCTGATAACTCGGTTGATGATGGCTTTAGCTCGGTAGCAGATGCCATAGCCGCCTGGCCATCTATGATGGAATCAGGGTTAAGGCTTGGTGCGCCGGCCACTACTGATGGTGGTTTGTCCTGGACTTATGAATTCATGAATCAGGCAGATGCCCTAGGCTATCGTGTTGACTTTGTAGCATGGCATTTTTATAGAGCTAATTATACCGCGCAGCAGCTTTATGATCAATTATTATCTGTTCATAATAATACCGGGCGCCCCATCTGGATTACGGAGTTTAATAATGGATGCAACTGGACTTATAATGGTAACGAACCAGGTGTAGATGAAAATGCAGAGGTGATTCAGGAATTCATTGCCATGCTGGAAAATGCCCCCTTTGTAGAGAGATATTATGTGTGGGATGGCTGCAATGAGACCTTAAGAATGACTAACTCAGGTACCGGAGCGTTATACCCTGCAGGGGAGGTATATCAAAATCAGGAGTCTACTATGGCTTATTCAGATGATTTTTATAATTCTCCTGTAACCAAAACCATACAGGAAAACGAAGCAGGGTTTTGTGGTGTGGATGGCACTATAGATACGGACTTTAATTATACAGGATCAGGAGCTGCCAATACTACTAACGCTGTTGGTAACGGTATTGACTATAAGATCAACTTCATGGCTGATGGTACAGAAACTCTTATCATTCGCTATGCTTCAGCCACTAATCGTCCTGGGAATATTTTGGTGAATGATAGTATAGTGGCCAGCTTGCCATTCCTCGCTACTGGGGGCTTTGGTACTTATCTCAATGCATCAGTTAATATTCCGGTTCAAGTAGGCACGGCTGATATTAGAATAGAAGCAACTACCGCTGAGGGATTAGGTAATGTAGACTATATTGAGATCACAGGCGGATACCCTGCTAGTTGTGCCTCTGCCCCGTCTTATCCGCTAATCATATCTGCGTCTGAAGAACAAGAGGGGAACCCGGCTACAAATATTATTGATGGCGATTATGATTCCCGGTGGTCAGCAGAGGGCTTTCCTCAAACGGTTATCATTGATTACGGAGAAAACAAACGAATTACTGGCACCAGGCTATCTACCTATGAGGATAGAGCCTATCAGTTTACTGTTGAGCTGTCTGACAACCTATATTTCACCAATTCTTATATGGTAGATCGCAGTACGAATACCAGTACAACGCAACCTATTTCTGATAGTTTTTCGGAAATATCAGCTCGCTATGTACGACTCACAATCACAGGTGCATCAGGATATACGGGGGTATGGTCTAGTAATACCGAGTTTGAGATTGTGGAAAATTCTGCGAATAGTACAGCAAGAGCAAGTGCGGATATAAATGAAAATGCTGATAATGGCATGATGATCTATCCTAATCCTGCAAATGATGTGTTGAATATAGCCTTGTCAGATGATTTTAAAGGAGCAGAATTAAGCATTTATAATAACCTAGGAAAAGTGGTAATGAAAAAAGATGAGCTTCAGGCATCGGATCAAATTAATATTGCCACCTTAGAATCGGGTATATATTATATCAAAGTCTCTCATGCCGGACGAGAAGTAAATTATAGCTTTATCAAGCAATAA
- a CDS encoding lipocalin family protein, with product MNKFFKLILATCIVCFVFACEDDEDDPVTKEQYIQFLTNGSEKSWKIDRIIDPDGNNIKKDCQDDDVLVFKKENQEFSFMYNQKCFPESTDDFGTWEISDDLRILTFYGSASIFSLNQEELIIMYGYYDSKKVTGRSEYIFTAIE from the coding sequence ATGAATAAATTTTTTAAACTAATATTGGCGACGTGTATAGTATGTTTTGTTTTTGCCTGCGAAGATGATGAAGATGATCCTGTTACAAAAGAACAGTATATTCAGTTTTTGACAAATGGATCTGAAAAATCGTGGAAAATTGATCGAATAATAGATCCAGATGGAAATAACATTAAAAAGGATTGCCAAGATGATGATGTACTAGTTTTTAAAAAGGAAAATCAAGAATTTAGTTTCATGTATAATCAAAAGTGTTTTCCAGAGTCTACAGATGATTTTGGTACATGGGAAATAAGTGATGACTTAAGGATTTTAACCTTTTATGGAAGCGCGTCTATTTTTTCACTTAATCAGGAAGAGTTAATAATTATGTATGGCTACTATGATAGTAAAAAAGTTACAGGAAGAAGTGAATATATTTTCACTGCTATAGAATAG
- a CDS encoding HEAT repeat domain-containing protein yields the protein MKKTLLPIFIACLFTFTVRSQDIGTYFQSVRTGSYPQIPSAFFSGDMTLMNQLTPYYKDSIDDVRGKAYYIAYRSATNTDNQQIKKAAIEALIEGVKDKDSGLSGDNIEFLTEFDRDLFSAKEQQALLSALSTIKYHKPELIKLIGYVNILEAENTLKSYASSSNRRLQWSALLALSRMGDEASAQKIISILENLPVNDNLVYELVPDLVYTRNKTAFDYLFTIINSNENNCTSADPDNEAAILCGYRVMEYLAPHLTAQPLPTEDGELAVDNYEQALQELRAWYANHQSDYGILEEGY from the coding sequence ATGAAAAAAACACTACTCCCCATATTTATAGCCTGTCTCTTTACCTTCACAGTAAGAAGCCAGGACATAGGCACTTACTTTCAATCCGTAAGAACGGGTTCTTACCCACAAATACCTTCAGCGTTTTTCTCTGGAGATATGACTTTAATGAATCAGCTTACACCGTATTACAAAGACTCAATAGATGATGTGAGAGGTAAGGCCTACTATATTGCTTATCGCTCAGCCACTAATACTGATAATCAACAGATTAAAAAAGCAGCTATAGAAGCACTTATAGAAGGTGTAAAAGATAAAGATTCCGGCCTTTCAGGAGATAACATAGAATTTCTCACTGAGTTTGATAGAGACTTGTTTTCAGCCAAAGAGCAGCAAGCGCTTTTGTCTGCCTTGAGTACTATAAAATACCACAAACCAGAATTGATCAAGTTAATCGGCTATGTAAATATTTTAGAAGCCGAGAATACATTGAAAAGCTATGCGTCATCCTCCAATCGCAGGCTACAATGGTCCGCCTTGCTAGCCTTATCTCGCATGGGAGATGAGGCTTCAGCTCAAAAGATCATCAGCATTCTAGAAAACCTCCCGGTAAATGATAACCTGGTCTATGAACTAGTGCCAGACCTAGTCTACACCCGCAACAAAACCGCCTTTGATTATCTTTTTACCATCATTAACAGCAATGAAAACAACTGCACCTCCGCAGACCCAGATAATGAAGCCGCTATCCTTTGTGGCTACAGAGTAATGGAATACCTTGCCCCACACCTCACCGCCCAGCCCCTCCCCACAGAAGACGGAGAACTGGCAGTAGATAATTACGAGCAAGCCTTACAAGAGTTAAGGGCTTGGTATGCTAATCATCAGTCTGATTATGGTATATTGGAGGAAGGTTATTAG
- a CDS encoding transposase produces the protein MKRARREFDKEFKQMAVNLCLSGKSTREVADELGLRTELVTRWKREYNEYKEGSFSGHGNQNLTSEQKEIARLKRELREAQLERDILKKAVSIFSKGDNKYSGS, from the coding sequence ATGAAAAGAGCAAGAAGAGAGTTTGACAAGGAGTTTAAACAGATGGCAGTGAACCTGTGCCTGTCAGGAAAAAGTACAAGAGAAGTAGCTGATGAGCTTGGTTTAAGGACTGAGCTGGTTACCCGATGGAAACGTGAATACAATGAGTACAAAGAAGGTAGTTTTTCAGGTCATGGTAATCAGAATTTAACCTCAGAACAAAAGGAGATAGCCCGTTTAAAACGAGAACTGCGTGAAGCCCAACTAGAAAGGGATATTTTAAAAAAGGCAGTAAGCATCTTCTCCAAGGGAGACAACAAATATTCCGGTTCATAA
- a CDS encoding IS3 family transposase, which produces MKEYNHRFGVERMCKVLKVSRSGFYNWSNRRPSMRKLENEKVSACIRTIHSNSRGRYGSPKITEELRDLGWRISRPRVARIMRNQGIRSIICRKFRGTTTQSRHNYPVAKNLLNRDFQANLPGHKWVSDITYIPTGQGWMYLTIIMDLYDRKIIGWSLSRSMACHDTIWPAWRMALINRPITNQLIFHSDRGVQYATYSFSDHLKSKGIQQSMSRKGNCWDNAVAENFFKILKSELVKHTNFYSILQAKNDLFEFIEIWYNRKRKHSHLGYKTPEQFNNHNYSKCA; this is translated from the coding sequence ATAAAGGAATACAACCACAGATTTGGTGTTGAGAGGATGTGTAAAGTACTTAAAGTCAGTAGAAGTGGTTTCTATAATTGGAGCAACAGAAGGCCATCAATGAGAAAGTTGGAGAATGAAAAGGTATCCGCATGTATCAGGACTATACACAGCAATAGCAGAGGAAGGTATGGTAGCCCGAAGATCACCGAGGAGTTACGAGACCTGGGTTGGCGTATCTCTCGCCCCAGAGTGGCCAGGATCATGCGTAACCAGGGCATTAGAAGTATTATTTGCAGAAAGTTCAGAGGAACTACCACCCAATCAAGACACAACTATCCAGTAGCTAAAAACCTATTAAACAGAGATTTTCAGGCAAACCTTCCGGGGCATAAATGGGTCTCTGATATTACATACATCCCCACTGGTCAAGGTTGGATGTATTTAACCATCATTATGGATTTGTACGATCGAAAGATTATAGGATGGTCATTGAGTAGGTCTATGGCGTGCCATGATACAATATGGCCAGCCTGGAGAATGGCTTTAATTAATAGGCCAATAACAAACCAATTAATATTTCATTCCGACCGGGGAGTGCAGTATGCCACCTATTCTTTTTCAGATCACCTCAAAAGTAAGGGTATACAACAAAGCATGAGTAGAAAAGGTAATTGCTGGGATAATGCTGTGGCAGAAAACTTCTTTAAGATACTGAAGTCAGAACTGGTCAAACATACCAATTTCTATAGTATTCTTCAGGCCAAGAATGACCTGTTCGAATTTATAGAAATATGGTATAATAGAAAAAGAAAACATTCGCACTTAGGATATAAGACGCCTGAACAATTTAATAACCATAACTATTCAAAATGTGCTTAA
- a CDS encoding HEAT repeat domain-containing protein, with protein MISLINVAYYIAYRSATNTDNQQIKKAAIGALIEGVKDMDSGLSGDNIEFLTEFDRDLFSAKDQQALLSALSTIKYHKPELIKLIGYVNISEAENTLKSYAASSNRSLQWSALLALSRIGDEASAQKIISILENLPVNDNLVYELVPDLVYTRNKTAFDYLFTIINSNENNCTSADPDNEAAILCGYRVMEYLAPHLTAQPLPIEDGELAVDNYEQALQELRAWYANHQSDYGILEEGY; from the coding sequence TTGATAAGTCTTATCAATGTTGCATATTATATTGCTTATCGCTCAGCCACTAATACTGATAATCAACAGATCAAAAAAGCAGCTATAGGAGCACTGATAGAAGGTGTAAAAGATATGGATTCTGGTCTTTCAGGAGATAATATAGAATTTCTCACTGAGTTTGATAGAGACTTGTTTTCGGCCAAAGATCAGCAAGCGCTTTTATCTGCCTTGAGTACTATAAAATACCACAAGCCAGAACTCATCAAGTTAATCGGCTATGTGAATATTTCGGAAGCCGAGAATACATTGAAAAGCTATGCGGCATCCTCAAATCGCAGCCTACAATGGTCCGCCTTGCTAGCCTTATCGCGCATAGGAGATGAGGCTTCAGCTCAAAAGATCATCAGCATCCTAGAAAACCTCCCGGTAAATGATAACCTGGTCTATGAACTAGTGCCAGACCTAGTATACACCCGCAACAAAACGGCCTTTGATTATCTCTTCACCATCATTAACAGCAATGAAAACAACTGCACTTCCGCAGACCCAGATAACGAAGCCGCTATCCTTTGTGGCTACAGAGTAATGGAATACCTTGCCCCACACCTTACTGCTCAGCCCCTCCCCATAGAAGACGGAGAACTGGCAGTAGATAATTATGAGCAAGCCTTACAAGAGTTAAGGGCTTGGTATGCTAATCATCAGTCTGATTATGGTATATTGGAGGAAGGTTATTAG
- a CDS encoding fibronectin type III domain-containing protein: MQAYLVACLPGAQAQTFPVSAQLQLTPPYSVYLSDLLRPETDQVKLNLILRDLQEPFVDVVLKLKIEGQGLSMETAPYYMPPALTLESGTPQLLTTVELSPYFDAANLIFGGISKSKYEQQGGRLPEGLYRISFTAYDANTGRQLSMPAQAIAWMALSEPPRLNQPFCESEINLESGMQYIVFQWSPIGVSPNTFGELEYEFSLVEIRPEGRDPYEAMRTTAPVYQYTTSETSLVYDNDEPLLLPGMTYAWRVHAKDVGGKEKFRNEGFSSVCTFRIAEQSLPVATGVRAEAVTSYQGRTYWDLVDGVDNYRIEYRSTEGGSGQWYSIDEPEEAGGAIDGQVNLTGLTPGHGYEVRVGSKREELVSSWSESVFFSTPDEEVLACGDMPTVESDDDFIPLINAGVGDVIQAANVDVTLVSVTGNGQDGVYSGWGTISINFLGNRIPVEFSDIKINDRYRMVSGELVAISTGMDEYIQQWREVREDEEVGDSEAEDNASSEEAESESSDTEVGGNAPTDSTSLEEAVIPMDSLITEADNVNSSDSTLTDYNNNDDYNESDSTGGNNVIDPNAPNDSNNEGNGNGSGVTPSIWFALDDNEYHDGDVITIPFTSLDNHLAFTLRDYPNNVETFNWSFLQDGVDHTVEVLNNDRNLDNFGMNIGGRFGDLRLRVQYDEDVIEVILNVERKEFSLEEIYAKDGDRVAKSQEILYLVAGDDERQIIFDSDINPGDIKNGDYVNLDMVWSYIEQLTPQHNLEQVFGEKKIVRKLYEEDNIISTEFRSGYPNRVEKKVEISWVDEDLKKIDVASKLGPILSIFDEINYWSKTFKAVGIPCKVAVLDNLPRAIGRNEFGLSYETFNEEEDETRYYRNIDKFVFSATGANIVDLTCGKDITIPIPFSSSEITLAAANFGVKAGLKGEVELVREVQVETGKTFYNKSKVTAAAFVSPFVEATLAGIVGKIDMDTGVRIEYPYDGNPALIGFIWYSSDISGKVEVGKDFSQYLSKSITYELFRLNTKKEIEIYKLDFNSLTK; this comes from the coding sequence TTGCAGGCATACCTTGTTGCCTGCTTGCCAGGAGCTCAGGCGCAGACCTTTCCTGTAAGTGCTCAGCTGCAGCTTACTCCGCCATATAGTGTATACTTATCTGACCTGTTGCGTCCTGAAACTGATCAGGTGAAGTTAAATCTGATCCTACGAGATTTGCAGGAGCCCTTTGTAGATGTAGTATTAAAGTTAAAGATAGAAGGGCAGGGGCTGAGCATGGAAACGGCTCCATACTATATGCCTCCGGCCTTGACCCTGGAAAGTGGAACTCCACAGTTGCTTACTACCGTAGAGCTCTCTCCTTATTTTGATGCGGCTAATTTGATTTTTGGTGGTATCAGCAAAAGTAAATATGAGCAGCAGGGTGGCAGGCTACCAGAAGGATTATATAGAATTAGTTTCACCGCTTATGATGCAAATACCGGAAGGCAACTATCCATGCCGGCGCAAGCTATCGCCTGGATGGCCCTAAGTGAGCCTCCCAGGCTAAACCAGCCTTTCTGTGAGTCTGAGATTAATTTGGAAAGCGGCATGCAATATATCGTTTTTCAATGGTCGCCCATAGGCGTTTCTCCTAACACCTTCGGAGAGCTGGAATATGAATTTTCATTGGTAGAAATCCGTCCTGAAGGCAGAGATCCCTATGAAGCCATGCGTACTACTGCACCAGTATACCAGTATACTACCAGTGAGACCAGTCTGGTATATGATAATGACGAACCGCTGTTGCTGCCCGGCATGACCTATGCCTGGCGTGTACACGCGAAAGATGTAGGGGGCAAGGAGAAATTCAGAAATGAGGGATTTAGTAGTGTCTGTACTTTTCGCATAGCCGAGCAATCTCTACCAGTAGCAACAGGTGTGAGGGCAGAAGCCGTTACCAGCTATCAGGGTCGCACTTATTGGGATTTAGTAGATGGGGTAGATAATTACCGCATAGAATACCGCTCTACTGAAGGAGGATCTGGCCAGTGGTATAGTATTGATGAGCCCGAAGAAGCGGGGGGGGCCATTGATGGGCAGGTGAACCTGACCGGATTAACACCAGGACATGGCTATGAGGTACGAGTAGGTAGCAAACGAGAAGAGCTGGTCAGCAGCTGGAGTGAGAGCGTGTTCTTCTCCACTCCTGATGAAGAGGTGCTAGCTTGTGGAGATATGCCGACTGTAGAGTCAGACGATGATTTTATACCCTTAATAAATGCTGGTGTAGGTGACGTTATACAAGCAGCGAATGTAGATGTGACGCTGGTTTCAGTAACCGGTAATGGCCAGGATGGTGTTTATTCTGGATGGGGAACAATCTCGATTAACTTTTTGGGCAATCGCATTCCTGTTGAGTTTAGCGATATTAAGATCAACGACAGGTATCGCATGGTTTCAGGAGAGCTGGTAGCCATCAGCACCGGTATGGATGAGTACATCCAGCAATGGAGAGAAGTGCGAGAAGATGAAGAGGTGGGGGATTCAGAGGCAGAAGATAATGCGAGCAGCGAGGAAGCTGAATCGGAAAGTTCTGATACTGAGGTTGGCGGTAATGCCCCTACTGATTCAACTAGCTTGGAAGAAGCAGTGATTCCTATGGATTCGTTAATTACTGAAGCTGATAATGTAAACTCTAGTGATAGTACCTTGACAGATTATAATAATAATGATGATTATAATGAAAGTGATAGTACGGGAGGCAATAATGTGATTGACCCCAATGCCCCAAATGATAGCAATAATGAGGGTAATGGAAATGGTAGTGGAGTTACACCTTCTATCTGGTTTGCCTTAGACGATAATGAGTATCATGATGGAGATGTTATTACTATACCTTTTACATCATTAGATAACCATTTAGCTTTTACCTTGAGAGACTATCCTAATAATGTAGAAACATTTAACTGGTCATTTTTGCAGGATGGAGTAGATCATACTGTCGAGGTGCTTAATAATGATCGTAATCTTGATAATTTTGGGATGAATATTGGGGGAAGGTTTGGAGATTTAAGACTTAGAGTTCAGTATGACGAAGACGTTATTGAGGTTATTTTGAATGTTGAGAGAAAGGAATTTTCTCTCGAGGAAATTTATGCTAAAGATGGAGATAGGGTGGCGAAATCTCAAGAAATACTTTATTTGGTTGCTGGTGATGATGAGAGACAAATAATATTTGATTCAGATATAAATCCTGGAGACATAAAAAATGGAGATTATGTGAATTTGGATATGGTCTGGTCTTATATAGAGCAGCTTACACCTCAACATAATTTAGAACAAGTCTTTGGTGAAAAAAAGATTGTAAGAAAACTTTATGAAGAAGATAATATAATAAGTACGGAGTTTCGGTCAGGTTATCCAAATAGAGTAGAAAAAAAAGTGGAAATTTCATGGGTTGATGAAGATTTAAAAAAAATAGACGTGGCGAGTAAATTAGGGCCGATATTATCCATTTTTGATGAAATTAATTATTGGTCGAAGACCTTTAAGGCTGTAGGAATTCCTTGCAAGGTGGCGGTTCTTGATAACTTGCCTAGAGCTATTGGTCGAAATGAATTTGGTCTTTCTTATGAAACTTTTAATGAAGAGGAGGATGAAACAAGATATTATCGTAATATCGATAAATTTGTCTTTTCAGCAACGGGAGCTAATATTGTTGATTTGACTTGTGGCAAAGATATTACTATACCCATACCTTTTAGTTCATCTGAAATTACTCTTGCTGCTGCTAATTTTGGTGTTAAAGCTGGTTTAAAGGGGGAGGTTGAGTTAGTTCGGGAAGTCCAAGTAGAAACGGGAAAAACTTTTTATAATAAAAGTAAAGTTACTGCTGCTGCTTTTGTAAGCCCATTTGTTGAAGCAACTTTAGCAGGGATAGTGGGCAAAATAGATATGGATACTGGTGTTAGAATAGAATATCCTTATGATGGAAACCCTGCATTAATAGGTTTCATTTGGTATTCAAGTGATATAAGTGGCAAAGTGGAAGTAGGTAAGGATTTTAGTCAATATTTATCTAAATCCATAACATACGAATTGTTTAGATTAAATACTAAAAAAGAAATAGAGATATATAAATTGGATTTTAATAGTTTAACTAAATGA